A single region of the Carnobacterium viridans genome encodes:
- a CDS encoding YcjF family protein, with protein sequence MKKLFKKRKITGKTVRPKKEEIEDQVEREISDIDLKQSENEFESFFSEVLKGLPKKTSTIVLNAYDKSREQAEKTLAKSKNQFDSIFEEFLEGVDEETRKKCHTTIHAASLTAAIIGCSPIPFSDAFLLVPVQLTMMARLHKIFGQSWSESLGKSLSKELVIVGLGRSAVGNILKFIPAVGTVAGATINATVASAITESLGWVTVKMLNEGEDIFEQAMSFKGQFQGLFKSLQNSNKSVDKK encoded by the coding sequence ATGAAAAAGTTGTTCAAAAAAAGAAAGATCACTGGTAAAACGGTACGTCCGAAAAAAGAAGAAATAGAAGATCAGGTTGAAAGAGAAATTTCAGATATTGATCTGAAGCAAAGCGAAAATGAATTTGAATCATTCTTCTCAGAGGTGTTAAAAGGATTACCTAAAAAAACTTCAACCATCGTACTTAATGCTTATGATAAATCAAGAGAGCAAGCGGAAAAAACTCTAGCTAAAAGTAAAAATCAATTTGATAGTATTTTTGAGGAATTTTTGGAAGGCGTAGATGAAGAAACGCGTAAAAAATGTCATACGACCATTCATGCTGCGTCTTTAACAGCAGCCATTATCGGCTGTTCACCTATTCCTTTTTCAGATGCTTTCTTGCTGGTGCCAGTTCAATTAACAATGATGGCTCGGTTGCATAAGATATTTGGGCAATCATGGTCTGAAAGTTTAGGTAAGAGCCTATCTAAGGAATTAGTAATTGTTGGCTTAGGTAGAAGTGCAGTTGGTAATATACTGAAATTTATTCCGGCTGTTGGGACTGTTGCAGGTGCTACAATTAATGCGACTGTTGCTAGTGCAATCACAGAATCTTTAGGTTGGGTAACCGTAAAAATGTTAAATGAAGGGGAAGATATTTTCGAACAAGCTATGTCATTTAAAGGACAGTTTCAAGGACTGTTTAAGTCTCTTCAAAATTCTAATAAATCAGTGGATAAAAAATAA